From the genome of Planctomycetia bacterium, one region includes:
- a CDS encoding lamin tail domain-containing protein: MRHRTCRPTLRVERLEVRQLLAAVDSLRFSEIMYHPAEPSGGPFAKDDFEFIELVNTAAEPIQLAGVELAVGATFNFATSPVQTLAGGERVLIVKNVAAFESRYGAGLPIAGVFGGALANGDDQLDLLDFDTPVQSVTYKDAWRPVTDGDGFSLTVVDPAAAPAMWNNAANYRGSLRGGGSPGTSEAPLHAGDIVINELLAHTDVDPGDWIELHNVTDQAINISDWFLSDKGSELNRYRIADDAFIPAGGYFTFTQQDDFDDNDDPGALVPFGLSEHGEAVFLSSWDSNGLTASYAESQPFRASDREVSFGRYRNSTGEVMFVEQSASTFNAENAAPLVGPVVISELMYNQAGAGSEHEFIELYNTSATPIVLFDPLHPENTWKFTNGIDFIFPTGVTIPAHGYLVIASIDPAAFRAANNVPAEVQVFGLWLGGLDKNGESLSLSRPGDPELVDGFVPYYRADHVNYDDAAPWPSAADGDGPSLDRQAMNLFGNDPASWQASAEIGGTPGRPAGAIALEGDTNGDGQVNVIDLNNVRNNFGADGPGVVGDTDGNNRVDVSDLNAVRNNFGASLPNPSPLAAAPQVVQTSAASRVRSVSARQALTSQHDAALGELLLEWNAQLDRAAKRIREPRLRS, from the coding sequence GTGCGCCATCGAACTTGCCGTCCGACGCTGCGCGTCGAGCGATTGGAAGTCCGCCAACTGCTCGCCGCCGTCGATTCGTTGCGGTTCTCGGAGATCATGTACCATCCCGCGGAACCCTCCGGCGGACCGTTCGCTAAGGACGATTTCGAATTCATCGAACTGGTAAATACTGCGGCGGAACCGATCCAGCTCGCGGGCGTCGAGTTGGCGGTCGGGGCGACTTTCAATTTCGCGACGTCGCCGGTGCAAACGCTGGCCGGCGGAGAACGCGTGTTGATCGTCAAAAATGTCGCGGCGTTCGAATCGCGGTACGGCGCCGGGTTGCCGATCGCTGGCGTCTTTGGCGGCGCGCTCGCGAACGGGGACGACCAACTCGACCTGCTTGACTTCGATACGCCGGTGCAGAGCGTCACTTACAAAGACGCCTGGCGCCCGGTCACGGACGGCGATGGCTTTTCCCTGACCGTGGTCGATCCGGCCGCCGCCCCGGCGATGTGGAACAACGCCGCGAATTATCGCGGCAGCCTGCGCGGCGGCGGCAGCCCAGGAACAAGCGAAGCGCCGTTGCACGCCGGCGACATCGTCATCAACGAACTGCTTGCCCACACGGACGTCGATCCGGGCGACTGGATCGAGTTGCACAACGTCACCGATCAGGCCATCAACATCAGCGACTGGTTTCTCAGCGACAAAGGCTCGGAACTCAATCGCTACCGCATCGCCGACGACGCATTCATCCCCGCTGGCGGCTACTTCACTTTCACCCAGCAGGACGATTTCGACGACAACGACGATCCCGGCGCACTCGTGCCATTCGGACTGAGCGAACACGGCGAAGCGGTGTTTCTCTCGTCCTGGGATTCCAATGGGCTCACTGCGTCCTACGCCGAAAGCCAACCCTTTCGCGCCAGCGATCGCGAGGTCAGCTTCGGTCGGTACCGCAACAGCACCGGCGAAGTGATGTTCGTCGAGCAATCCGCCTCGACGTTCAACGCCGAAAACGCCGCGCCGCTCGTCGGTCCGGTCGTCATCAGCGAGCTCATGTACAACCAGGCCGGCGCCGGCAGCGAACATGAATTCATCGAACTTTACAACACGAGCGCGACGCCGATCGTTTTGTTCGATCCGCTGCACCCGGAAAACACCTGGAAGTTCACCAACGGGATCGATTTCATCTTTCCCACCGGCGTGACGATTCCAGCTCATGGATATCTGGTCATCGCCAGCATCGATCCAGCGGCGTTTCGCGCGGCGAACAATGTACCTGCCGAAGTGCAAGTGTTCGGACTGTGGCTCGGCGGGCTCGACAAAAACGGCGAATCGCTCTCACTGTCGCGCCCGGGCGATCCGGAGTTGGTCGACGGCTTCGTGCCTTACTACCGCGCCGATCACGTCAACTATGACGACGCGGCGCCCTGGCCCAGCGCGGCGGATGGCGACGGCCCCAGTCTGGATCGTCAGGCAATGAACTTGTTCGGCAACGATCCGGCGAGTTGGCAGGCCAGCGCCGAAATCGGCGGCACGCCTGGCCGGCCCGCCGGTGCGATCGCTTTGGAGGGCGACACCAACGGCGACGGGCAAGTCAATGTGATTGACCTGAACAACGTCCGCAACAATTTCGGCGCGGACGGCCCCGGCGTCGTCGGCGACACCGATGGCAATAATCGCGTCGACGTCAGCGATCTCAACGCCGTGCGCAACAACTTCGGCGCCAGCTTGCCAAATCCTTCGCCCCTCGCCGCAGCGCCACAGGTAGTGCAGACGTCGGCGGCATCGCGTGTTCGTAGCGTCAGTGCACGGCAGGCATTAACTTCGCAACATGACGCCGCCCTCGGCGAATTACTGTTGGAATGGAATGCCCAGCTCGACCGCGCAGCCAAGCGCATTCGCGAACCGCGTCTACGATCATAG
- a CDS encoding HlyD family efflux transporter periplasmic adaptor subunit, with product MPNKSRIRTPITQWWQRLRYQYVPFVTFLGSVVLVLYLWQRQIGQPNAVGEVSAVRVDATSPAEGRLIAIPGDPLRLAEEVQRGQVLALIDDGPLLAELAALRVELLELESDIPATIEAERLAEADRQAERATDAQREAGDSRQEKLDLASERRRLEERAERLQLEEIQRRAEALVYRVTFEVQSAKAKRLEELSGKNLLDLRGSVEAFDAQAARDEAEKGLDGVAQSLAAIASLREGLANTAAELERYAGAIQDHGKTLETIQERDRLLARIEQLRHEEELMRSQMRAFRMDAALQRVQSDYSSKLGLPPKTTFAPQILNVAPERAAVIADGRQAESAIEAIRTDRKQLAEQLAVLGPVGGAHVDQLLAPIHATIEAKCRQIELMCAQYEALEVRAPVSGTISYIWARPGQTVAAGALIATIASPSSDYIVSYIRQENLLQPEPGMMVDIRPRRKPVQSYPASVARVGPQIELIPEHQRTIRDVNLLEYGVPVWINVPAEGKLKPGELVDLRFHARPTN from the coding sequence ATGCCCAATAAATCCCGCATCCGCACGCCGATCACGCAATGGTGGCAACGCCTGCGCTACCAGTACGTGCCTTTCGTCACGTTTCTAGGCAGCGTCGTCTTGGTGCTCTACCTTTGGCAGCGGCAGATCGGCCAACCGAACGCCGTGGGCGAAGTGAGCGCTGTACGCGTCGACGCCACGAGCCCCGCCGAAGGCCGGCTGATCGCGATTCCGGGCGACCCGTTACGCTTGGCCGAGGAGGTCCAGCGAGGACAGGTGCTGGCGCTCATCGACGATGGCCCGCTCTTAGCGGAGCTAGCCGCGTTGCGCGTGGAACTGCTGGAACTCGAAAGCGACATTCCGGCCACGATCGAAGCGGAACGACTGGCGGAGGCCGACCGGCAGGCGGAACGAGCGACCGACGCCCAACGCGAAGCTGGCGATTCACGCCAGGAAAAACTCGATCTGGCCTCGGAGCGTCGTCGCTTGGAAGAGCGCGCTGAGCGCTTGCAGCTGGAAGAAATCCAGCGCCGCGCCGAGGCTCTCGTCTATCGCGTGACGTTCGAGGTGCAGAGCGCCAAGGCCAAGCGACTCGAGGAACTGTCCGGAAAAAATCTCCTGGACCTGCGCGGCTCCGTCGAAGCGTTTGACGCGCAAGCGGCTCGCGACGAAGCGGAAAAGGGACTCGACGGCGTCGCGCAATCGCTCGCAGCCATCGCCAGCTTGCGCGAAGGCCTGGCAAATACGGCCGCGGAACTGGAACGCTACGCAGGCGCGATTCAAGACCACGGGAAAACCCTCGAAACAATTCAAGAACGCGATCGTCTCCTCGCACGCATCGAGCAACTGCGTCACGAGGAAGAGCTGATGCGGTCGCAAATGCGAGCCTTTCGCATGGACGCGGCGCTGCAGCGAGTGCAATCGGATTACTCCAGCAAACTGGGGCTGCCGCCCAAGACGACTTTTGCGCCCCAGATCCTGAATGTTGCTCCGGAACGCGCCGCCGTCATCGCGGACGGCCGGCAGGCGGAGAGCGCGATCGAAGCGATTCGAACGGATCGCAAGCAACTCGCGGAACAACTCGCGGTGCTCGGCCCCGTCGGGGGTGCGCATGTCGACCAGTTGCTGGCGCCGATTCACGCCACGATCGAAGCCAAATGCCGCCAAATCGAGCTCATGTGCGCTCAATATGAAGCGCTCGAAGTTCGCGCGCCGGTTTCGGGCACGATCTCCTACATTTGGGCGCGGCCCGGTCAGACCGTCGCCGCCGGCGCGCTGATCGCCACCATCGCCTCCCCCTCCAGCGACTACATCGTCAGCTATATCCGGCAGGAAAATCTACTCCAGCCGGAGCCGGGGATGATGGTCGACATCCGGCCGCGTCGTAAGCCCGTGCAGTCCTACCCAGCCAGCGTGGCCCGCGTCGGTCCGCAAATCGAGCTGATTCCGGAGCATCAGCGTACAATTCGGGATGTGAACCTGCTGGAATACGGGGTGCCGGTCTGGATCAACGTGCCGGCCGAAGGCAAGTTGAAACCCGGCGAGTTGGTCGACCTGCGCTTTCACGCGCGCCCGACGAACTAG